One Oreochromis niloticus isolate F11D_XX linkage group LG16, O_niloticus_UMD_NMBU, whole genome shotgun sequence genomic window carries:
- the LOC100708793 gene encoding tubulin alpha chain isoform X2 codes for MPSDKPIGGNNHCSSALFSETEAGKYVPRAIFVDLEPTVIDEVRTGTYRQLFHPEQLISGKEDAANNYARGRYTIGREIIDSVVDRIRKLADQCNGLQGFLVFHSFGGGTGSGFTSLLMERISVEFRKKSKLQLAVSPAPRVSTAVVEPYNSILTAHTTLEDSDCVFMVDNEAIYDIYQRNLNIERPSYTNINRLISQIVSSITASLRFDGALNVDLTDFQTNLVPYPRIHFSLAAYAPVISAEKPYHEQLSVAEISNECFEPSNQMLKCDTRHGKYMLCCLMYRGDVVSRDINSAIRAIKTKRTIQFVDWLPTNFKMGINYQPPTVVPGGDLAKVQRAVCMLSNTTAIAEAWARLDHKFDLMYAKKAFVHWYVGEGMEEGEFLEAREDMATLEKDYEEVAGINSFEDDDEY; via the exons ATGCCTAGTGACAAGCCTATAGGTGGCAACAATCATTGCTCTAGTGCTTTATTCAGTGAAACGGAGGCTGGGAAGTATGTCCCCAGGGCAATCTTTGTTGACCTGGAGCCCACTGTCATAG ATGAAGTTCGAACAGGAACATATCGTCAACTATTTCACCCTGAACAGCTGATCTCAGGAAAGGAGGATGCAGCTAACAACTATGCCCGTGGACGCTACACCATTGGGAGAGAGATCATTGACTCTGTCGTTGACAGGATCCGCAAACTG GCTGATCAGTGCAATGGTCTTCAAGGATTCTTGGTCTTCCATTCCTTTGGTGGAGGAACTGGTTCTGGCTTCACCTCCCTGCTGATGGAGAGAATCTCTGTTGAGTTTCGCAAAAAGTCAAAGCTTCAACTGGCTGTTTCCCCTGCCCCTCGTGTTTCCACAGCAGTGGTAGAACCTTACAATTCCATCCTGACTGCCCACACCACCCTGGAGGACTCTGACTGTGTCTTCATGGTGGACAATGAAGCCATTTATGACATTTATCAAAGAAACCTTAATATTGAACGTCCTTCCTACACCAACATCAACCGCCTTATAAGCCAAATAGTCTCATCCATTACAGCGTCACTTCGTTTTGATGGAGCCCTGAATGTTGACCTGACAGACTTCCAAACCAACTTGGTGCCTTACCCTCGTATCCATTTCTCTCTGGCCGCCTATGCCCCGGTCATCTCTGCTGAGAAACCCTACCATGAGCAGCTGTCTGTGGCTGAAATCTCCAATGAGTGCTTTGAACCCTCAAACCAGATGCTAAAATGTGATACTCGTCATGGTAAATACATGCTCTGTTGTCTGATGTATCGTGGTGATGTGGTGTCCAGAGATATCAACTCTGCTATCAGAGCAATCAAGACCAAACGCACCATTCAGTTTGTGGATTGGTTGCCCACAAATTTCAAGATGGGCATCAACTACCAGCCTCCAACTGTGGTTCCTGGTGGAGACCTGGCCAAGGTGCAGAGGGCTGTGTGTATGCTAAGCAACACCACAGCCATCGCTGAGGCCTGGGCCCGACTGGACCACAAGTTTGACCTAATGTACGCCAAGAAAGCATTTGTTCACTGGTATGTTGGGGAGGGCATGGAGGAAGGAGAGTTCTTAGAGGCCAGAGAAGATATGGCTACTCTGGAGAAGGATTATGAAGAGGTGGCAGGTATCAATTCAtttgaagatgatgatgaataTTAA
- the LOC100708793 gene encoding tubulin alpha chain isoform X1 — MPECISVHVGQAGVQIGNTCWELYCLEHGIQPDGQMPSDKPIGGNNHCSSALFSETEAGKYVPRAIFVDLEPTVIDEVRTGTYRQLFHPEQLISGKEDAANNYARGRYTIGREIIDSVVDRIRKLADQCNGLQGFLVFHSFGGGTGSGFTSLLMERISVEFRKKSKLQLAVSPAPRVSTAVVEPYNSILTAHTTLEDSDCVFMVDNEAIYDIYQRNLNIERPSYTNINRLISQIVSSITASLRFDGALNVDLTDFQTNLVPYPRIHFSLAAYAPVISAEKPYHEQLSVAEISNECFEPSNQMLKCDTRHGKYMLCCLMYRGDVVSRDINSAIRAIKTKRTIQFVDWLPTNFKMGINYQPPTVVPGGDLAKVQRAVCMLSNTTAIAEAWARLDHKFDLMYAKKAFVHWYVGEGMEEGEFLEAREDMATLEKDYEEVAGINSFEDDDEY, encoded by the exons ccCGAATGCATCTCCGTTCATGTCGGCCAGGCTGGTGTTCAGATAGGAAACACCTGTTGGGAGCTCTACTGTCTAGAGCATGGAATCCAGCCAGATGGCCAAATGCCTAGTGACAAGCCTATAGGTGGCAACAATCATTGCTCTAGTGCTTTATTCAGTGAAACGGAGGCTGGGAAGTATGTCCCCAGGGCAATCTTTGTTGACCTGGAGCCCACTGTCATAG ATGAAGTTCGAACAGGAACATATCGTCAACTATTTCACCCTGAACAGCTGATCTCAGGAAAGGAGGATGCAGCTAACAACTATGCCCGTGGACGCTACACCATTGGGAGAGAGATCATTGACTCTGTCGTTGACAGGATCCGCAAACTG GCTGATCAGTGCAATGGTCTTCAAGGATTCTTGGTCTTCCATTCCTTTGGTGGAGGAACTGGTTCTGGCTTCACCTCCCTGCTGATGGAGAGAATCTCTGTTGAGTTTCGCAAAAAGTCAAAGCTTCAACTGGCTGTTTCCCCTGCCCCTCGTGTTTCCACAGCAGTGGTAGAACCTTACAATTCCATCCTGACTGCCCACACCACCCTGGAGGACTCTGACTGTGTCTTCATGGTGGACAATGAAGCCATTTATGACATTTATCAAAGAAACCTTAATATTGAACGTCCTTCCTACACCAACATCAACCGCCTTATAAGCCAAATAGTCTCATCCATTACAGCGTCACTTCGTTTTGATGGAGCCCTGAATGTTGACCTGACAGACTTCCAAACCAACTTGGTGCCTTACCCTCGTATCCATTTCTCTCTGGCCGCCTATGCCCCGGTCATCTCTGCTGAGAAACCCTACCATGAGCAGCTGTCTGTGGCTGAAATCTCCAATGAGTGCTTTGAACCCTCAAACCAGATGCTAAAATGTGATACTCGTCATGGTAAATACATGCTCTGTTGTCTGATGTATCGTGGTGATGTGGTGTCCAGAGATATCAACTCTGCTATCAGAGCAATCAAGACCAAACGCACCATTCAGTTTGTGGATTGGTTGCCCACAAATTTCAAGATGGGCATCAACTACCAGCCTCCAACTGTGGTTCCTGGTGGAGACCTGGCCAAGGTGCAGAGGGCTGTGTGTATGCTAAGCAACACCACAGCCATCGCTGAGGCCTGGGCCCGACTGGACCACAAGTTTGACCTAATGTACGCCAAGAAAGCATTTGTTCACTGGTATGTTGGGGAGGGCATGGAGGAAGGAGAGTTCTTAGAGGCCAGAGAAGATATGGCTACTCTGGAGAAGGATTATGAAGAGGTGGCAGGTATCAATTCAtttgaagatgatgatgaataTTAA
- the pofut2 gene encoding GDP-fucose protein O-fucosyltransferase 2 isoform X1, giving the protein MAQSVLNRLLMFFASACSFSSFLLSVFVALSAFDEGNSDNVFSASQTVTAPVAAARDLRYLLYDVNPPEGFNLRRDVYIRMASLVKTLRKEGDDWVLVLPPWGRLYHWQSPNLHQIRIPWGEFFSLTSLQANVPVIEYEEFIAENGGPFIDHVLVLQNYAEGWTDGKWEEKVDERPCIEKLMYSKDKHGYYRGWFWGYEETRARNVTCLSAQGHASVIAPVLQKNITATSVMLDRAETLLHDHYAGKDYWNTRRSMVFAKHLRLIGDDFRSSYLNSTDETDHTPYSEDWTRMKAKPGSAKGGPYLGVHLRRKDFIWGHREDVPSLKGAVKKIRSLMKKHKLDKVFVATDADDEEIKELKKLLPDMVQFEPSTEDLELFKDGGVAIIDQWICAHARFFIGTSVSTFSFRIHEEREILGFDPKTTYNRFCGDTEKECEQPTHWKIVY; this is encoded by the exons ATGGCGCAGAGCGTACTGAATAGACTGCTGATGTTCTTTGCTTCAGCGTGTTCTTTCAGTTCGTTCTTGCTTTCAGTTTTCGTCGCCCTTTCCGCATTCGATGAAGGAAACAGTGATAATGTATTTAGTGCAAGCCAGACGGTTACTGCACCCGTTGCTGCCGCCAGGGATTTGCG GTACCTTTTGTATGATGTAAACCCTCCAGAGGGTTTCAATCTGCGCAGAGATGTCTATATTCGCATGGCTTCTCTGGTCAAGACATTGAGGAAAGAAGGAGATGACTGGGTGTTGGTGCTTCCCCCATGGGGTCGCCTTTACCACTGGCAGAGCCCTAACCTCCATCAAATCCGCATTCCATGGGGGGAGTTCTTCAGCCTTACTAGCCTTCAGGCCAACGTACCTGTCATTGAGTATGAAGAATTCATTGCTG AAAATGGAGGCCCGTTTATAGACCATGTTCTGGTACTGCAAAACTATGCGGAAGGATGGACTGACGGAAAATGGGAGGAAAAGGTTGACGAGCGGCCATGCATCGAGAAGTTGATGTACTCCAAAGATAAACATGGCTACTACAG gggCTGGTTTTGGGGATACGAGGAGACGAGAGCTCGAAATGTAACGTGTTTATCAGCACAAGGCCATGCATCTGTCATAGCACCGGTTCTTCAGAAAAACATTACAGCAAC ATCTGTTATGCTCGACCGAGCAGAGACACTCCTTCATGATCACTATGCTGGGAAGGACTACTGGAAT ACACGACGCAGCATGGTTTTTGCAAAGCACCTGCGTCTCATAGGGGATGACTTCAGATCAAGTTATCTGAACTCTACAGATGAAACAGACCATACGCCATACAGCGAGGACTGGACTCGTATGAAG GCCAAGCCTGGCTCAGCTAAAGGTGGTCCATATCTGGGTGTCCACCTGCGCCGGAAAGACTTTATCTGGGGTCACAGAGAGGATGTGCCGAGCCTTAAGGGAGCTGTCAAAAAAATACGCAGCTTGatgaaaaaacataaacttgATAAAGTTTTTGTTGCGACAGATGCAGACGATGAAG AAATAAAGGAGCTGAAAAAGTTGTTGCCAGACATGGTGCAGTTTGAGCCATCCACAGAGGACCTCGAACTCTTTAAAGATGGAGGAGTTGCCATAATTGACCAGTGGATATGTGCCCATGCAAG ATTTTTTATAGGAACATCagtttccactttctctttCCGGATCCACGAAGAGAGGGAAATTCTGGGCTTTGACCCCAAAACTACATACAACCGTTTCTGTGGGGACACTGAGAAAGAATGTGAACAGCCCACGCACTGGAAAATTGTTTACTGA
- the pofut2 gene encoding GDP-fucose protein O-fucosyltransferase 2 isoform X2 → MASLVKTLRKEGDDWVLVLPPWGRLYHWQSPNLHQIRIPWGEFFSLTSLQANVPVIEYEEFIAENGGPFIDHVLVLQNYAEGWTDGKWEEKVDERPCIEKLMYSKDKHGYYRGWFWGYEETRARNVTCLSAQGHASVIAPVLQKNITATSVMLDRAETLLHDHYAGKDYWNTRRSMVFAKHLRLIGDDFRSSYLNSTDETDHTPYSEDWTRMKAKPGSAKGGPYLGVHLRRKDFIWGHREDVPSLKGAVKKIRSLMKKHKLDKVFVATDADDEEIKELKKLLPDMVQFEPSTEDLELFKDGGVAIIDQWICAHARFFIGTSVSTFSFRIHEEREILGFDPKTTYNRFCGDTEKECEQPTHWKIVY, encoded by the exons ATGGCTTCTCTGGTCAAGACATTGAGGAAAGAAGGAGATGACTGGGTGTTGGTGCTTCCCCCATGGGGTCGCCTTTACCACTGGCAGAGCCCTAACCTCCATCAAATCCGCATTCCATGGGGGGAGTTCTTCAGCCTTACTAGCCTTCAGGCCAACGTACCTGTCATTGAGTATGAAGAATTCATTGCTG AAAATGGAGGCCCGTTTATAGACCATGTTCTGGTACTGCAAAACTATGCGGAAGGATGGACTGACGGAAAATGGGAGGAAAAGGTTGACGAGCGGCCATGCATCGAGAAGTTGATGTACTCCAAAGATAAACATGGCTACTACAG gggCTGGTTTTGGGGATACGAGGAGACGAGAGCTCGAAATGTAACGTGTTTATCAGCACAAGGCCATGCATCTGTCATAGCACCGGTTCTTCAGAAAAACATTACAGCAAC ATCTGTTATGCTCGACCGAGCAGAGACACTCCTTCATGATCACTATGCTGGGAAGGACTACTGGAAT ACACGACGCAGCATGGTTTTTGCAAAGCACCTGCGTCTCATAGGGGATGACTTCAGATCAAGTTATCTGAACTCTACAGATGAAACAGACCATACGCCATACAGCGAGGACTGGACTCGTATGAAG GCCAAGCCTGGCTCAGCTAAAGGTGGTCCATATCTGGGTGTCCACCTGCGCCGGAAAGACTTTATCTGGGGTCACAGAGAGGATGTGCCGAGCCTTAAGGGAGCTGTCAAAAAAATACGCAGCTTGatgaaaaaacataaacttgATAAAGTTTTTGTTGCGACAGATGCAGACGATGAAG AAATAAAGGAGCTGAAAAAGTTGTTGCCAGACATGGTGCAGTTTGAGCCATCCACAGAGGACCTCGAACTCTTTAAAGATGGAGGAGTTGCCATAATTGACCAGTGGATATGTGCCCATGCAAG ATTTTTTATAGGAACATCagtttccactttctctttCCGGATCCACGAAGAGAGGGAAATTCTGGGCTTTGACCCCAAAACTACATACAACCGTTTCTGTGGGGACACTGAGAAAGAATGTGAACAGCCCACGCACTGGAAAATTGTTTACTGA